The window GCGGCCGCACCCCACCTGAGGCACGCCACGTAGGGTTGGCCCCCATGACCACCAGCAACACCGGCAACACGGGCGACACCGCCCCGGCCGTCCGCGCCGAACTCGCCCGACTGCGCGAGAGCATCGACAACATCGACGCCGCCGTCGTCCACATGCTCGCCGAGCGCTTCAAATGCACCCAGCAGGTCGGCCATCTCAAGGCCGCCCACCAACTGCCGCCCGCCGACCCGTCCCGCGAGGCCCAGCAGATCGCCCGGCTGCGCAGACTGGCCGAAAACGCCAACCTCGACCCGGCGTTCG of the Streptomyces aurantiacus genome contains:
- a CDS encoding chorismate mutase codes for the protein MTTSNTGNTGDTAPAVRAELARLRESIDNIDAAVVHMLAERFKCTQQVGHLKAAHQLPPADPSREAQQIARLRRLAENANLDPAFAEKLLNFIIAEVIRHHERIADDANTRE